aattcactttgtagaccaggctggcctcaaactcagagacctgccttcctctgcctcccaagcactgagaagagggcgttggatctcctgggactggagttacagactgtggtgagctgccatgtgggtgcaagGTGCTGACCCTGGCCCTCTCCCAGAGCCGCTGCTCCAGCCCCTAAGTACATATTGTATCTGTATTTacattatttatattgttttcgCTGCAAGAACGCCTCTATGTTCTAAGTTAAGCACAAAGCCAACTTAGATTATTTCTTCAGTTACCTTAATGGACTTAGCAAAAATCCAGAGCTGTACATGTTgctttctgtttggttggttttatctttttgagacagggtttctctgtgtagccttggctgtcctggaacttgctctgtagaccaggctggcctcaaactcagatctgcctccCCCTTAAGTGctaggaataaaggcatgtgccaccaccacctggctgtacACGTCACATTTTAAACTAGATCACACCAGATTATCTTACAAATTGAAGATGTATCTCAAGAAACAGGGTGCTGTTTTGAGGGGCTGAGTTAGAGAACTGGCAGTTTAGGGGCTGTGTTAGCAGTGCAGCTGCTTGGCTGCAGGCTGTTAACTCCTGTTTCTGGGAGGTTAAGGCACAAGCATtacaaattcaaggcctgcctgtgCATACATTCATGCATAtatccatccatacatacattcataatacatacattcacacacatacattcacacacacacatacattcgtATATGCATAcgtacattcacacatacacaattcatacatacatttatacatacaaacatacgtgcatacatgcacacacacatacatacataatgcatacatacatagagtAAGGCCAATCTGAACAGtttagcaagaccttgtctcaaacttAAGTGAAGATCTAGGCTGGTGATAGATCACTCGCTTAACATTGAGGAGGCCTTTGATCCCGTCCCCTCTAACAAACACACGCAGTCAATATTACAGCCTCAAGGTAAAATGAGATCCATGAGGCCATAATGATATTGATAAATGCTAACTAGGTGAGCAGAGTCAAATTCCCTCTGAGAAAGAAGATGGTACTCTGGGAGTTTTCCATCCTCAGGGAAGATGGAAAAGATCTTCCACTGCTTAGTGTAAGCAGAGACTTCCAAAAAGCGCAGTCCAAAACCAGGAAGCGGAAGCTGCCCTAGAGATGCAAACTGAGGCGGCCAAGCCACCAAGCCAGCAGCGCGCACGCTCGTGTGACACAGTGAAGTGGCGCCTTGCCATCTTCCCTGGAGAGGAAAACACCATTCCAGCCACCTGAATCTTCAAAATGGCCAGTCATGGAAGCAAGACTCTGAATCCGCCTCGGCCTAGAGAGACCCCAGCAGATGTGGACTCCTGGGTGTTACCGTGGGTGAGGCTGTTAGCTTCTGTGCATGGGAGTGTGGGTGGCCCAGAGGCAGCTGAGCcccgggagctggagttacaggtagccaAGAGctacccaacatgggtgctgggaaactaAACCAGGCCTCTGTAAGAGCGGCAAGCACTTTCTAAATACACAGCTTTATTTAgatgtattttatatgtatgtatgtgtatgtaccatgtgtgtgactggtgcctgtggaagtcagaaggatTTAATAAAACTCAGTTACATTATTTTTCATTCTCCCTTTTACACTCCCTACTGGTTCTCTTGAAAGACTCCcatgagcctatctagacggggagaccccgcttcccaaggaacagcgagaccagccttcggatgcaagccgcaagaggtttattttgatacacgggtaccctgggcgaccaagcctatcggaggacttgcgcgcctctcggttggggtgacgggtttttatagggctcgggagcaggaggcgcggttacagaagcgagaagcatagttacaggggtctgattgggtggtttgaacaaagccgtagttaagtcacgtacccggaaccgggaaggcgggaaggcagactGTGAGCAGGGTcagcattatgctaggactttattctttcactCTCACAAAGTCATGgcctcctttttaaaaaacaattttttttttttttaaatgtgcttgCAAGTGGCTAAGAAAGTGCCGGAGCCCACtagcagagtcgaatggttcttgagttgggagcgaggactaaaattaataaactaacacacaacacatgggacctttctgagAGTCTCCAGTGGAGAGTAGACTGGACCAGCCGCCTGGCTTTATTTCagactgcttttaagccagagtaaaaacagctcagaacaatgggttaaattcataAGGAgttgaaacaagaggtgtgattttgacaagctgtcccacctgctgtcacaaacaaaagatggacttggaaattcttccctgacttcagtgaaggcctggtaaaaccagtctttccgctgagatttaaatatcaaagcagctgctagaacagCGGCTCCCAACAAGGGCATGCAgtcccccagaactggagctaTAGCCAGTCGTGAACCACTATAtaggtgctaggaactaaacctGGGTGCTCTTAACAGCCCGTTtgtctctgaattccaggcctcCTCTTCAACCATTGTTGCTATACAAACAGCCCTAGAACACAGGTATCTTGTTTCCTGAGGAGTCCTGTCCTATCAGTATGTCACCTTGCATTTGGTTTTTTGCATATTTCTAATATCTGCCTCAAATTGGACTCAAGGAAATGGCTTGCGAGTGTTGATGAGGAACAGCACGCTCATTCCCATCCTGGACGTGGAGGCAACTGCTGTGTCGCCTTAATCAGCATCACTAGTTGATGCACCCTGAGCTCTGGCTCATGGACAGAGTCCCACACTGCACAGCAACACAGGAGTGGTCTGCTGCGCCCGAGTCCCCTGCCTCCTGGGCGCTGGCATCGCCACACCCAGCTCTACCCCACTTCAAACGTTGAGCTGATTTTCTTCTGATATGGTCTTAccatttttggtttttctagacaaggtttctctgtgtagcattggctgtcttggaagttacgctgtagaccaggctggctccaactcagagatctgcctgtgtctcctgagcGTGCCACTGCCACCACCGGCTTATGGTCGTTCTTAAAAAGCTTTATTAGTTCTGTGTCTGAACATTTCACCAATATGTGTATCTATGGAAGGTGTCAGCAACAAAGTGGGGGTGAAAAATCGAACCAGAGTCCTCCAGAAGGGCAGCAAGTTCTGGGAATGGCTGAGCCATTATCTCCAGGCCCTTGGTATAAATgatcttttatttagaaaacagTTTATATAGAGAGATGGGAACTAATGAAACAATGTGAATATGGCATCGCAACAGATCAAAGACGAGAGAACACAGTCAAACAGAACTGGAAGAAGTAGTTTGTTTTGTGAGTTCAGGGTTATCACACGTGCTCAGTTATCACTACTCACTCATTGGTTCCTTGACATAATTTCCGTTGATAGACAAAGGGTTTATAAAAGGCAGAGATttcagccagacatggtggtggaTGCCTTTAATCTCCGCACTGGGAGACTAGCAGATCCtgttttgaggccagccagagctatatagaaCAGGAAGGGGAGATGCATCTTtgacatttattttctaattttgaaaCTGATGTGATGTCATAGGTTtccaatattttatttacttctctATTATGTGGAAACAGTTGAAATGTGAAATACGCAATCATGTATCTGTTAAAAAGTTCGGTGTGTAGGCGTCACAATTTCAGGTCCTTCTGGACATTCCAGAGGGTTTCTGCACTCTTCCTGAGAAGGCTCTCCTCCTCGGGGTTCAAGTTCACCTTCACAATGTCGGTAACACCGTTTCGTCCCAAGATACAAGGGACACTGAGGAAGATTTCTTCCTTTATCCCATATAAGCCCTGAAACACAAGGTCACATCATTATTTGGTTCCCTTGCAACTATGCAAGAAATCttgaggataaaaaaaaaaatgcccggCAGAGCTATGCACAAGGCAGTGAGCTGGGCGAGCTGAGAGCCCTCTTTATCCTGGACCATCAGCCTAAGGTCTTCAAGGGGACCAGGGAAAGACAAGATCCCCTTCATCCCTCAACAGATCATCTTGATGTCTAAAGGGTTAGCTGTCTTCAGGTGACCTTCCTACCTGGCCAGCACACTAGGGCACAGTAAAGGCTAAGGGAGCTGGTGACCAGGGAGCCCGTGCTTCGTACCTGTAACAAGAGCACTACCCGCACCACCTGGACACCAGTTGCTACACATGAGTTTCTCAAGCACGAAGAGGTGAAGCCCTGGAGGAGCTGGGGGTCACTCTAACAAGCCCAGGTTAGTATGTGAGGATAAGACCTTCGGTTGTATCCCTGCTCTTCTGGACCCCTAAACTGCCAGCTTTCCTGGAATTGCACCGTGGGACTCCCAGGCTGTACAGAGACATGAGACCTGCAGCCGCTTACAGTACTCAGCCGTGGAACTCCGGCCAATGACCCAACAGTCTTTCCACTTCCATAGtcaaagccaaggctacagaaatgGCTGTGAGACACTGTTCTATCCAATCATCTATCCAATGATCCTATCTGCCTGCACACACCAGCATCTGCTGCCCCACACCAACTGTCACACCAGCGCCCCTGGGGGATGAAGACACCCAGTGACCTCTCCCCAGCTGCCCACCCTTTCCCCTCACCCCTGCATGGCCGAGGCTGGGCTTGTGGCAAGGCAATGGAAGAGCTTTGGTCGGACGTGTCATGTATGAACACTGAGGGTCAGGGGAGGTCTCTAGATTCTGCCAGTGCATCCCAACTCCTCATACATGCCCAGAGCCTCGTGCCCTCTGCAGCTCCCCACTCCTGCGTTCTTCCCATACTTCCTCCCACAGGAACCACCCTGCCACCTGCCTCTCTGAGGTGACCTCACACTCGACCTTACCAGTGGCCAGGGAGGGTGAATGAGCATTTCCTCCAGGCATACCTTAACCAGCGTCGACACTGGGTGCACCCTCCGTAGGTTCTTCAGCATCGACCCGGCCAGATCTGTCACAGACAGCCCAATCGCCCAGGAGGTGTAGCCCTTGAGCCGAAGGACCTCATAGCCGCTGCAATTGCACAAGGAAGAAAATCGAATTCATGCGTTGTCAACTCCAAGACACACTGCCGCTCTCACGCCCTTCCGAAGCACCCACGTGTCCGTGCCATGCCGCTGACAGTTCCTCTAGAGGTGTTTACGAGCTTACAATCTTTCAGGTAGGTCTGCGCCACACGTGGTGGGTCACaggtgagttccagcacagcctgTCCACATAGTAAGTTCTGGGCCAACCAGAGACACAGTAAGATCCTATCCCAAGTAAATAAGTCTCATAAAATGTCTCATAAAAAAGTCTCCTAAAATTATTCACTCTGATGTAGTGAATACATGAGAGGACAGTTGGGCTATGTAATGTTCATTATCAGCCCTAAGATTGTCACGGCGGTATCATCTAACCTGCTACCGCAAACAAGAAGCCACAGAACCTGTTACATTTATAACTGCCTTATCTCCCTTGGGCGGGGCAGATActtcacctacactgtctcaatatcctcaccatccatctcccagccccatccaatgccttaatcctcatctggtctaccttccatccagaattccatggtacttgcttttatttttcatctgggcctttctacGCCATTACTGGAGTCCTTTCTCCCGGCCCCATGTGGCTTTTTTCTACAGGCTAACCcaccccagcctcctcctccttcttcccttccagtccacctgtctcctgtgattctctctGAAGCCCGGAAACCTTTGCCATGCCTACcctattctgccctgcccaggtataggccatttaatgatTCAATCAGGTGTAACATTTTAGGCAGGTTTAAACAAACAAGGATGAGTGTATCGGGGCTGGCAGGAACCAGAGCTTGCATAATtagccagtaattagcattagaccaaccaCCAATTTCACTTTAAATAAGAATTGATTCAATGCTGGGcatggcagcaaatgcctttaatcccagcactcctgaggaaaaggcaagcagatctcagagttcTAGAGCAGCCCAATCTACAcagggagacactgtctcaaaacaaagaacaaaacgaGAATCAGTTCATATTTTATCATCAAGTCAGAATACTAGGACATATGCACCACAAGGTGGAattaacttttaatattttattgctGCTTAAATATACAAGCACAGCTTCTGATTACCTAGAAAGTCACTATAGACAGCTCTCTGACCATAGACAACCCCTGGTAcaggcctggtgtggtggtatatACTTTCAATCCCAACACTTAGATGGCTGGAGATGGAAAAGCTGagtgaaggccagcctggactatatactAATGCCCTGTctcagatatacacacacatatatgaaatcgGTTAAGTTCAGCAGGGAAACGCAGGAGAAAATGCACCAAAGTAAAAGCTCAAGGTTTAGAGAGGTGCCGCAGACAAACTGCCAGCAGCGGGACCGCTCAGGCCTCACAGGCTGACGGGCTGGTAGACACCAGGGTGACCCTGGAAGCCAAGAGCAGCTCCAGATGTTCTGTAGGGAACATTTagtctttttccatttttatttgttgattcTATGCacatgggtgtttgcctgcatgtatgtctgtgtaccacatgtgtgcctggttcccacagaagccagaagagggcagcagatctcctgggactggtgttaagatggctgtaagccaccatgtggtgctgggaatccaacccaagtcctctggaagagcagccagcacgcTCAACCACTGAGCCCAGCTCTCCAGCCAACTGCAaaatttgttggtttttgtttgcttgttttttgtttcgttggttggttttggtttctgagacaaggtttccccgTGTAGCGTTGctggaactccctctatagactaggctggtcttgaactcaccgAGCTCAGCCTGCCTGTGGCTCccgagggctggaattaaagttgtgtgccaccaccaggAGCAAAATGTACTCTTAATACTGATTATTAGGGAACTGAAAAATCACGTAACGACTGTTACCTTTCCACTACCTGGTTGTGGACCTTTTTCCACTGTTCCTTGTCTGAGTCAGTTCCTAAAGCTGGGTTCAACGACTTCAGCGGCACACCAGCGACATTCACGCCACTCCACAGGGGCACTGAAGAAACACAAAGTCACCTCTCGCGTGAGCGTCTCTTCCAAGACTGCGTCAGTTGCTTGTAATGGACGTTTGGGTTGCTTTTAAAACTTAGTTATTTTACATAAATATCTACTTGTTTCAATCCCaactgtgggattttagtttgggctttagtttgtccacagctgataactccCTCCTGCAGGGCATGGACtcgccagctggtaatggcctgcctctTGCAGCATGGAGAAgttctaggactctgagggatataaataggaGAGCCCAGAAAAAGAAGGTGTGGCAGCTTGGAGGTGACGAAGAGAGACATTTCATGGCGGCTTGGAGAAGACTGCTTTGCTGTGTCAGCTGTTGACAGACCGTTGGTGTATCACCAAAAGAACCCATCCACCCTAGACAGCCGGGACAAGTCAGGGGGTCtgcgccccctctccccacccaaAAGAACCCATCCACCCTAGACAGCTGGGACAAGTCAAGGGGTCtgcgccccctctccccacccaaAAGAACCCATCCACCCTAGACAGCCGGGAGAAGTCAAGgggtctgtgccccctctccccactaactgtctctctctctcacctagggttaaagggttggtggaagagaggtagaggcttaaacaagccaaataaagtagagtttaaaaacagGCGCAACTTTTGCTGGAGTCCATTGCTGGGGTGCTCTGTTGTGGGGACAGCGGTGGAGATTCTGCTCTGTTAGGCCCCGGCTCTCTTCAGATTCAagtcttcctgcctttgccccGAGTGATGGGTGGCAAGCAGAGTTACCATACCTGGTTAGTGACGACTGCaggtttgttctttgttttaagTCAGGGTGTCATGTAACTCAATGTGTAGCCAAAGATGGCCTCAAATTCCAAATCCCCTTGCCTCCACTcatacccccacccccaaattatTAGATTTTAGGCATACATCACCACCCCTGGACTATGGTGGTGGGAGGTGTTGAACTTCCTGTGTACCTGAGGATGTCTGCAAATCCCTgggcttcctgcctcagctcctaaGTGCTGGCATCACAAGTGTTCACCACCACACCCCGATGAATTTCTGGTTTGTATTTTAATGTAGGATGCTATCTCACATCATAGAGAAAAACAAGATATTAGGGattctcttggttttttttttttaagatttattatttttgcttgtttgtattttgtgcTTCTTCCTTAGGTGCACACAAGTGTCTGTGTGTAGGCTTGTACACATAAGGGCCAGCAGGGCCCTGAAGAGAGTTTCAGGTCCTCTgaagctgcagttacaggtggcaaggaacaagtgctcttaattgccgagccatctctccagctcccaagatAAGTTTTAATTGGACAGAAAGGGAAATTACAAGAAATAATATTAGAAAACACATAGTTGAAGTATTTGTAACTGCGGAACAGGAGGCATTTTAAAGCAATATACAAATGTGGAATCTACAAAGACAAGGATTACCAAGAAGCACGCTATCAATCAGAGAAGAAAGAGCTGCCCACCAACACCACACTTCCCACAGGGACAGAGCTGAAGAGAAGCAAGCAGCCTCGCAGACTCTCAGACAAACTCTCTAAGGAACGGGATGAAACCCAAACACCTTCATGTAGACGAGAGAGCAGAGACAGGGCATCCCGGGCAAGCGGGCTATGTAGGCCAGTGAGATTGGCAGAGCACCAAGTTCAGTGGGAGAACTTGACTCACAATATTTAAGGTGGAAAGCGGTGGGAAGAGATGCCTGACATCAGCTTTGAGCCTGCACACACGTGCACCAGCACCTCTGCAtgcgcacgcgcacgcacgcacacatgcacacacatgcacacacacacacacacacacacacacacacacaaacaccccaaACATCCCCTCCAAAAATAAACTAACTGGGAGTATATCAATAAATAACAGAGTGGATGAACCATAGAGCAGAAGAAAATACCTGTAAGTAACAGATCAGATCTGATAAAGGGCTCAAATTTCATAAACTATAACGAACTCAAACGTGTCAGCGACAAGAACAATGCACCTGTCCGTAAGGGGTCAGATTTGAACTTGCACATCTGTGAAAAGGGTGCATAAACAGCCAACAGGAAAATGACGCGTCACTGAAGATGGCAGTGTAAATCAGAGCCATGGGAGTCAGCTGCTGTGGCTCCTCCTGTAATCTcggcacttgggagactgaggcatgaGGGTCACCTCAGCCTCCAGGATCAGAGTCATGCTTGACACGGTgaagagggcagcctgggctacacagtgggttccgggtcagcctgggctacagaatgaatcCTTtgctcaaaacaaagcaaaaacaagctaaAGATACAACAAACTCACAATGAGATCCTCTGTCCCTAATTAGAGTGACTATTGTCAAAAGATAGGAGATAAAAAAAATGCCAGGCAAGGCTGTGGGAAAGGGGACACTCAAGCCCTGTTGATGGGAACAGAGTCCGTACATCCGTGGGTGGAAAACGACACGGAACTGGAATTACTGTCTGATCCAGCATCCCATGACTGGGCATGGAACACAGCCGAAGAAACGAGGTCAGTCTATGGAAGACAAGAGCTGCCCGCCGTGCTCAGCACAGCAGAGCACGGACCCCCAAGACTTGCAATCAGAGACAAGTCCATCAGAGCTGAAAAGGTGCTctgtgcgcgcgtgcgcgtgcgtgttTGTGTGGTGCAATAGTGCTCAGCCTCAAGAGAGTCCCATCTTGTCCTTTATGATAATGTGAGCGGAACAGGGAGTTGTGGTGAGCAATACAGCCACGCACAGGAAATCATGTCATTTAAATATGAGGTCAGCCAGGCGCAGGGGcgcacacctgtgagcccagcacctgggaggcagaggcaggaggatctctgtgagttcaaggccagcctggtctacagggagtccaggacagccagggctacacagagaaaccctgtctggaaaaaacaaaatatataaatgaacaaaatataaataaataaaaagtctaaAAAACCTGATGTGGGAAAGTAGAGAAGGGAGGTTTTGAGAtcctgggaaggaaggagaagagggacatGAGGGGCAGCTCACAGACCTCGCTGTGTGCACGGCAAGTGCTCGTGCGCTCACAGAGTAGCCAGCAATTTAGTGCTCTCAGGCTGGGGACAGTTCACTGGTAAGAGAGTGctttgggggcagaggcagagggggagCAAACCTCACGGTCATCCTCGGCTACAGAGGCaggtcagggccagcctgggagtCAGGAAACCTGTCCTTGAAAAAAGACAAGTGTGGTCTctggctggacagatggctccgtggttaaaaCAGCTGTTTTTTCtggagggcctgggttcaattcccagcacttacatcaGGCcactcacaacagcctgtaactctgaTTCTGGGGATACACCACCTCTGGCCTCCGCAGACACCaggtgcacatacccacacagagacacacatagtgTGCacaatttgaaataataaaatacttttgaAGTATTGCCTATCTCAAACTAGCCAGGTTTTAGTGTTCTCCCACAGAGAAATGACAGATTCAGGAGGTGGCCACAAAGCCAATGACACTGACTTGACCACTATGTCACGCCCATGTGCCTCAGGTCCTCTCAGTGTGCATAATTATGCGGCAGAAAATGGATTGTTGgtgtttgtagcccaggctgccctagaGCTagcctcctgtttccacctctgaACTTCCAGGATTCCAGGTAGACACTACCATGCCTAGATCGAGTAAAAGATTCTgaaaaaacatagaaacaaaaaaacatacacCAAAGAAAGTAACCGAATGAACCTCATGCAGCCCTGTCGGCAGGGACTGGGAAGGGCGCTTACACCGCAGCTGGGCTCACACTCACCACTGGAGTCTCCGTGCTCTCCAAGAACCCAGCCGTGGCAGCTTGAAGGGTGGACGCCCAGCTTCTCCCCAATCAGGTAACGGAAACGGGCAGAGTCGAGGTTACAGCCACTGCCAATCACACGCGTTGGAGGGAGGCCACTTATCTTCCAAGCCACATACGTCAGAATATCCACTAGGAAGAACAGCAATGCCAAACGGTGTTTGAGGAAGGTCCaaagcagtctctctctctctcccaagatATATGTACTTTATGTATGGGTGCTCTATCTGCaagtacacctgcatgccagaaggggcatcagatcacattatagatggctgtgctgggaattgaactcgggacctttggaagaacagatggcgctcttaacctctgagccatcgctccagccccagcAGTTTCCCTTCACAGTTGCTTTTCTAAACAGATAAATTGTCTTGGAGTCAAATGCAGATTCATTAGAGTTCAAAGTACAGTGAATTTAGAAGGTAGGCACACtcaggtgtgttttttttttttgttgttgttgttttttttaatattaaatcattcacagggctagagagatggctcagtggttaaaggcactggcagctcttccagaggaccaaggttcaaatcccagcacacacacacatggcagctcacaactgtctgtaattccaagatgtgacactctcacacaggtgtacatgcaggcaaaacaccaatgcacataaaataaaggtaaataaaaattaataagaacTAATTCACTAATAGAATCTTAAAACATCTTCTTAGAGACTCTATGGGCTTTTCTGCTTTTCTGCAAATTTAATAACGAACAGGTCAGACACTTCTTTAACCTTCTGGATTTCTGCTCTCCATTGCCGCATCCTCACCTCCGCTCTCAAGGTGTAACCTAGAATACATCGTTCTGGACGCAGCCAGGATGGCCTGCGGGGGTGTGTGTGCAGTACAGAAAGATCCTGTCAACTCTGCTTTGCGGTTGAAACTCTGAGCAAGCCGGAAGTGATGGCTAAGGCACAGCCGTAAGCTGCTGAGCTGGGTACTGAAGACATGCCCAggcaaggagggaaggagggaggcaggaaagatGGAAAAACCATGCTGGGTGGTGgcggtacacacctttgatccgaGCAGCgcatcacacacagaaacataaacAGGAGACTCCAGCAATGCAAAGGAGCAAAATGCCTTACACATCCCAGACGGAAATGAAACCAAAATAATTGCACTGTAAAGGGGCTACGTAGAAAAGTTTGCTTCACTACTGTTTTctgccttgttttttgttttatgaagCTCCAGGAAGCGAGTGAAGCGGTAGGAGGAGGGATGAACAGCAAATGACCACACAGCCTTCAGAGGTGCCAGAGctactccagatcttactgtggTGGCATCCACCAAACTCACAGCATGGCAGATGTGGGGTGACCAAAGCTTCTTACCCACAAATGCAACCTTAGTGACCTTTAAAACAGAGTGGTTATAAACCACAGACCAGTCATCATTCAGCGGGGGCTCCTTACCTGGGTTGGAGACAATCATTATTTTACAGTCGGGACTGTTTTGGACTATGCCAGGAACGATGGATTTCATGATAACAACATTTCGCTGGACCAGGTCAAGGCGCGTCTCTCCCACTACCTGCCTTGCACCGGCTGTGATGATAACTAATTTGGAGTTGGCAGATACACTGTAATCTAAGGAGGAAATAGAAGACAGTGTTTCCATCAGGAGTGCCGACCACTAGGCCTTGAGTGTCTATCCCGTTCTGCTGGGTTTGAAGAACTCAGACTCCCTACACTGCAGCGTCTTGCATAAGCCACACAAGGCTTGTTGCCGCTTGCCAGCTTTCACATGGCCACTTCCTCATCTGCCATCCCTTTCAACCCACATTCCTATTTGTCAGTAAGACCAGGGCAAGAGACCAGCAGCTCTCCGGCTTCGGTGTTTGCTTTTATGTGCTGTTGGGCCTGAACCCAGGGCAGCACCATCCCTGAACCACATCCCCAACACTTGGGCTTTTCAGAGTATACAAATGAATTAGAAGCTTAGAATTCTGAGAATTTCCATGTCTGTTTTAGGACTCTAAAGGCAACAATAGATTCTAATTATAAGGACCCATATTTGATATTACAAATAAGTTAGATCTTAATCCATACGAGAAAAGAAACAACTTATACTTCCTAAATGGAATTATCAGTCTGTAAATTATTTCACCCTCTATATCCAACTCCAGTGACACAATGTTTGCTTAGCATTATTAAACATTAGATACTTTTCAATTAGCAGCTACTCTAAGTACTCTTACacatatcatttattttcttatttgtgtgtgtgtgtgtgtgtgtgtgtgtgtgtgtgtgccgcagAGCACACAtagagcaggttccaggacagctagagttacacagagaaatcctatctcaaaaaacaaaatagtaataatatagATAAGTAAGGAGGTAGAGAATAGAGAGATAGATCATCAAATTTTAGGGACATTGACAT
This is a stretch of genomic DNA from Meriones unguiculatus strain TT.TT164.6M chromosome 1, Bangor_MerUng_6.1, whole genome shotgun sequence. It encodes these proteins:
- the LOC110559675 gene encoding L-lactate dehydrogenase C chain isoform X2 — translated: MSTVKEQLIQNITQEDKASRCKITVVGVGNVGMACAISILLKDLADELALVDADADKLKGEALDLLHGSLFFSTSKIVYGNDYSVSANSKLVIITAGARQVVGETRLDLVQRNVVIMKSIVPGIVQNSPDCKIMIVSNPVDILTYVAWKISGLPPTRVIGSGCNLDSARFRYLIGEKLGVHPSSCHGWVLGEHGDSSVPLWSGVNVAGVPLKSLNPALGTDSDKEQWKKVHNQVVERTYYVDRLCWNSPVTHHVWRRPT
- the LOC110559675 gene encoding L-lactate dehydrogenase C chain isoform X1, with the protein product MSTVKEQLIQNITQEDKASRCKITVVGVGNVGMACAISILLKDLADELALVDADADKLKGEALDLLHGSLFFSTSKIVYGNDYSVSANSKLVIITAGARQVVGETRLDLVQRNVVIMKSIVPGIVQNSPDCKIMIVSNPVDILTYVAWKISGLPPTRVIGSGCNLDSARFRYLIGEKLGVHPSSCHGWVLGEHGDSSVPLWSGVNVAGVPLKSLNPALGTDSDKEQWKKVHNQVVESGYEVLRLKGYTSWAIGLSVTDLAGSMLKNLRRVHPVSTLVKGLYGIKEEIFLSVPCILGRNGVTDIVKVNLNPEEESLLRKSAETLWNVQKDLKL